The following is a genomic window from Caproiciproducens sp. CPB-2.
TGACCGGCCATCAGGATTCTGCGGTAATCGCCGTCCTTCGGGTCCATAAAGTGAACGTCGCACGTCGCGACCACCGGCTTATGGAGATGCTCTCCGAGCTTCACGATCGTCCGGTTGAATTCCCTCAGCTTTTCCTTGTCGGGGACAAGGCCCTCGCGGACCATAAAAAGATTGTTCCCAATCGGCTGAATTTCAAGATAATCGTAGAAACCCGCAATTTCACACAGAGTTTCCCACGGCTGCGCGTTGAAAACCGCTCTGTAAAGTTCTCCAGCTTCACATGCACTGCCGACAATCAGACCTTCCCTGTGTTTGATCAGTTCGCTTTTGGGGATACGCGGGTTTCTGTAAAAGTAGTCCAGATGGGATTTGGAAATCAGCTTGTACAGATTTTTCAGGCCCGTTTTATTTTTGACCAGAATGATCTGATGGTAGGATTTCATTTTTTTAGGGTCTCCGCCGGCCAGCGAGGAGTTGATATCCATCACCGACTGCGCGCCGGTGTCTTCCTTCAGACGCGTTAACAGCGCCATAAAGATCTTGCCCAGTACCGTTGCGTCGTCGCTTGCGCGGTGATGGTTGAACGGGTCGAGCTTTAAGTATTTGGCGACCGTGTCCAGCTTGCAGTTCTTGATATCCTTCAGCATGGAGCGGCACATAGGAACGGTATCGATGTACGGGTAGGAAAAATCCATTCCGCTGCGCTGCGCCGCAATCCGGATAAACGAGGTGTCGAACTCGGCGTTGTGGGCGATCAGAACGGCGTCTTTGCCGCAGAAATCATAAAACGCCTGAATGGCTTCCTTTTCCAGCGGCGCGTCTTTTACCATGGAGTCCGTAATCCCGGTCAGCTCTGTTATTTTCGCCGGAATCGGGATTTGCGGATTGACGAAGGTATCGAAGCTTTCTATAATCTCGCCGTTTTTGATCCTGACCGCACCGATTTCGGTAATTTTGTCCTTGTTCGGGCTCAGGCCCGTAGTTTCGATATCGAATGAGATAAATTCGTCATCCAGCGTTTTAGAGGATTCCCCTTTGACAGCCTGTACAAGATCATTGACAAAATAGGCTTCCACCCCATAAATGACCTTGATATGGATATCTTTCTTTTTCAGGTCGTTCACCGCGTTCATAGCGTCCGGAAAAGCCTGAGCCACACCGTGGTCAGTAATGGCAATGGCGCTCTGCCCCCACTGAGCGGCGCGCTTGATCAGGTCTCCGGCGGAATTCACGCCGTCCATGCTGGACATATTGGTATGTAAATGCAGTTCCACCCGCTTGACATCGGCTTTATCCGTCACTTTCAGCTGTTGGACCGTGCTGATGCTTTTGGCGCGCAGGACGATTTCATGGTCGTATTTATCGTATTCCACATCGCCGCGGGCGATGACCGACATGCCCTTCGACAGCGTGTCCAACGCCTTGCACTGGGAAACCATCTCAATAATTTTCAGCGTCATGGAACTGGTATAGTCCGTGATATTGATCGTGATGATTTTTCTCTGCTGATCCCTTGTAATCTTTTCTTCAATCTGAAAAATCTCGCCCCAAATCGTTACGCTCCCAATATCCGGAGTTACCTTATTAATCGGAACCGGCTTTGCTTTCGTCGCGTGCCCGTACAGTTCGCGGGCAGTTTCCGGTATCATGCAGGGGAGCAGCGTTTCGCCCGAGCGCACCTGAATTGTCCTGGGCGCTTTTACATGATTGAGATTTGTTTCGTAGGCTTCCACCTGCTCCACAACCGCTTCGCGTTTCAGCGTTTCCTGCCGCTTCTTTTTCTTTTCAATATAGACCGGATTCTCGCTGTCTACCGTCAGAAGTCCGTCGAATTCCACCGTCAGGCTGATGCCGAATTCCTCGTGAATCAGCCTGGAAATCAGGCGGTCAATATGACGCGAAACCAGCAAATCCCTTCCGCCGTGCGTCAGAGAGATGATCAGCTTTCCGTTTTCGACCCTTGCGGAGGAATCCGTCAGGGTCCCGTTGATACTGGCTTCCCGGCGCTTCAGTTCCATCACCAGACTGGGGTAATAGTCAACGCTGAAGGTCTCTGACGGGAAGGATGGAAAGATGCAGGCTTTGGCAAGGTTCAGTTCTTTACAGGCGGAAATTTGCTTTTCCACATCATAAAGCACGCGGCGCTCCACCAAAGATGGAAACGCCACGTCAGCAGTAATGATTCTGTTATTTGTATCGATTTGTAATGAAGAAATGCTTCCGTTGCACACGGGAGACGGCAATCGTGAAGCTTCTATGTATGCACCAAAAAATTCACCAAAAGTTTTCAATGGAATTCCGTCCTTTACATCTGATCTATCTCCTGCATTAAGCAGTCCAAAAGCTGATCCTCCGGAACCTTGCGGATAATCCGGCCCTTCTTGAACAGAAGGCCCACCCCGTCTCCTCCGGCAATGCCGATATCGGCCTCGCGGGCTTCTCCGGGGCCGTTCACCGCACAGCCCATAACGGCGACCTTCAGATTTTTTTTGCATCCCGCAAGGCGCTGTTCAGCCTCGTTCGCAAGGCGGATCAGGTCGATCCGCGTTCTGCCGCAGGTCGGGCAGGAAACGAATTGGATTCCCTCCGTGTTCAGATCAAGCGCCCGCAAAATATCAAAACCGGCGGCGACCTCCTTTACCGGGTCGGCCGTCAGGGAAACACGGATGGTATCCCCTATCCCGCGCTGCAGAAGAGAACCGATTCCGATCGCGGATTTGATCAGGCCCATCCGCTCGGTCCCGGCCTCCGTTACACCCAGATGCAGCGGATAGTCGCAGCTTTGCGCCGCCAGCTCATAGGCCTGAATCATTTTGTTCACATCGGAGGATTTAATCGATAGGACAATATCGTGAAAATCATATTTTTCCAGCAGCGAAGCGTGATACAGCGCGCTTTCCACAAGCGCCTGCGGCGTTGGACCGCCGTATTTTTCCAGGATTTCCTTTTCCAGCGAACCGGAATTCACTCCGATCCGGATGGGGATATTTTTTCGGCGGCATGCGTCCGCCACCGCCTTGACATGGTCGTCGGAGCCGATATTGCCGGGATTGATCCTGATTTTGTCAACTCCCGCCTCCACCGCTTCCAGCGCCAGGTGATAGTCAAAATGAATATCCGCGACGAGCGGAACCTGTACGGCGTTTTTGATCGCCGGAATCAGCGGAATGGCGTCCCTGCTCGGAATCGCGGCACGGATGATATCGCACCCGGCCTGCTCCAGTTCCACCGCCTGACGGACACTGCCGTCGATATCCGTGGAAGGAATGTTGAGCATGGATTGCACGGATATTTTGGAACCGCCGCCAATCGTCACCTTCCCGGCATGAACCGTCCTTGATTTTCGCATGATCAACCCAACCCCTTGCCAGTAATCAGCCTGATAATATCGTTGAAAGTAATAATCACCATCAGACCCATCAGCAGGCAGAAGCCGGCCGTGTTTACCCAGCCCTCGTATTTCGGGTTGATTGGCTTGCGGAAAATCGCTTCCACGATCAGGAACAGCAGCCTGCCACCGTCCAGCGCCGGCAGCGGAAGCAGATTCACGACGCCAAGGTTGACGGTAATGACCATCATCATCATCAAAATATTGTTCAGGGCGGCGATAAAATTCTGCTGCAGACCGATCGAGGCCGCCTGCCCGATGGCGTTCGCCGCGCCGACGGGGCCCGCGACATCATTGAACCCGAATTTTCCCGTGACAAGCCCGACCAGACTGTACCAGACCATTCGCACGGTGGAAACCGTGTCCTGTGCGGATTTGACAATCAGAGTACCGGGATTTTTTTCAATCGGCTGCACATAAAAGTCAAGGGCAAGGATTTGCTTCCCGTCCGATTCCTTTGTGTTAAACCGTATATCATCAAAGTTCAGCAGCTTTCCGCCGCGGGAAACCTGAATATCCGTTTTCATCGGGTCCGCCATGGCGAGAGCAAAGCTCAAATCGCGGTCCCCGTTTATTTTATAGCCGTTGATGCTTTTAAAAACATCGCCAACCTGAAACCCGGCCGCCTGCAGGGCCGACTGATCGGTAAATTTCGAGATGGTCGTCGAAGAAAACGCAGGCTGCTGGCCTAAAAGAATCATCATAATGACGAGACCCAGGATAATATTCATCACGGCGCCCATCACAACCACCAGCATCCGTTTCCAAATCGGCCTGTTGTTAAAGGCACGGTCGTCCGGGCTGTCCTCATCTTCGCCTTCCATCGCGCAGAAGCCGCCGACCGGAAACGCGCGCAGGGAATACTCCGTTTCCCCCCTTGTAAAATGAAACAGCTTCGGCCCCATGCCGATGGCAAATTCATTGACACGAACTCCGGAAAGCTTCGCCGTGAAAAAATGTCCGAATTCGTGGATAAAAATAATAAAGCTGAAAAGAAGAATCGCTATAATTACCAATATTGCTTTTGTAATCATGATCACCTCATCGTCAGCCGACCGCGCCGAAAACATAATCCCGCGCATTGCGGTCGGCATTCAAAATATCGTCAACAGACGAAACCGTTTGAACATCCGGCTGATTTTCCATCGCACGGCGGACCAGTTCCCCGATCCGGAGAAAAGAAATCCTGCCGTCTAAAAACAGCTTTACCGCGACCTCATTTGCCCCGTTTGCCGCCGCGGGGGCAAGCCCGCCGCGCTCAATTGCTTTCTTGCACGCGTCAAGACAGGAGAAAGTCTGGAAATCGGGCTCAAAAAAGGTCAATTTACCGTAATCCGTCAAACTCAGCTGCCCAACCGGCGAAGGAAGCCTCTGCGGCCAGGTAATTGCATACTGAATGGGAATTCTCATATCCGGCAGTCCCAGCTGCGCAATGACGGAATTATCTTCATATTCAATCATGGAATGAACGACGCTTTCCCGATGGACGACCACGGAAATTTTGGAGGCCGGCATATCGAACAGCCAGGACGCTTCTATAATTTCCAACCCTTTATTCATCATGGTAGCGGAGTCGATCGTAACCTTGGCGCCCATATTCCAGTTCGGATGCCTGAGCGCCTGCTGCGGCGTTACATGAATCAGCTGATCCCTGTTTTTCCCGAAAAACGGCCCGCCGGAAGCCGTAAGGATGATGCACTTGAGCGCTTTTTTCTCCGGGCAGCCCTGCAAACATTGAAATACGGCCGAATGCTCGCTGTCCACCGGAAGGATTTTTACCGAATTCTTTTTGGCCGCCTCCATCACAAGGGAGCCCCCGGCGACCAGCGTTTCCTTGTTGGCGAGCGCCACGTCCTTTCCCGCTTTGATCGCGGTCAGGGTGGGCACCAGCCCAACCATGCCCACGACGGAATTCAGGACCAAATCGGCGTTTTCCATCGCCGCGGCCTCGCACAGACCGTCCATGCCGGTCACAACCCGTACGGGAGTGTCCGCCACGGCAATTTTCAGTTTTTTCGCCGCGGACTCATCAAACACCGCAGCCAACTCGGGTTTAAATTCCCTGATCTGTTCCTCTAAAAGCGCCGTATTGGCATTGGCTGCCAAAGCGCATACCTTTACGTTCAAACCGCGTACAACATCAAGCGCTTGCGTACCGATGGAGCCGGTCGAACCAAGAATTGAAAGACATCTTCTCATTATTATTCACCATTTTGCAGTTTTATTGCATCTGAGCACATATTTATTGAAAGACAAGCGGCATAAACTGGACAAGCAAATACACAAACGGCGCTTCAAAAATCACGCTGTCAAAGCGGTCCAGAATCCCGCCGTGCCCCGGAATGATTTCCCCAAAGTCCTTGATATGGCAGCTGCGCTTGATGAGCGAAAAGCTGAGGTCGCCCAGAATGGACATAATCGTTCCGAAAAATCCGATGACCACCAGCGTCAGGTACGATATTTCGACGCTGTAAGCATAGTAAACCGCGTGGAAAATATATCCGAAAACGATCATGGCGACAATATTCAGAACAAAGCCGCCGATAACGCCCTCCACCGTCTTTTTCGGGCTGATATCCGGACACAATTTATGTTTTCCCCAAAGGCTGCCGGCAAAAAACGCCCCGGTATCCGCTATCCAGGCAGAAAAAATCGCAATAATCACATAAAACATGCCGTGCCTCCCGCCAAGATTGCGCAAGCTGATCAAGGTTTCAAGGGCCGTCGGAATCATCAGCGACATACTGTAGATGACGCCCACCTCGCGGAAGGTGATCACCTTATGGTACAGAATCAATGCCCCGAATATGACGACCGTGTAAAGAAAATAGGCGGCCTGCTGCAGCATATCAACCTGTATCAGCGGAATTACCGCGGAAAAGATCAGGCTTGGGATAAGCAGGACAAAATTTTTGGACAATCCCAAAGCGGAAATAATTTCAAAAACAGCCAAAACTGAAATCAAAGCAATCGCAATGTTCAAAGCTGCCGGAACGGTGCTGTTAAATACTACAATCGCGGCCAAAAAAAGGACAAGAGATACTCCTGAAGCAACCCTTTCTCTCAATTAAACCCCTCCAAAGCGCCTGTTGCGGCTCGCGTATTCGTTTAATGCGCGATCTAAATCCCTTGGCTTAAAGTCAGGCCACAAAATATCCATTACAACGTATTCGGCGTAAGCCGACTGCCACAGTAAAAAATTCGAGATACGGCTTTCCCCGCTCGGCCGGATAATCAGATCCGGGTCGGGTTGTCCGCCGGTATAGAGCCGCTCGGCAACGGCAGCTTCACTGATCTGTTCAGGGGACAGCCTTCCCTTTTGCACATCCTCGGCAAGCATTCTGGCCGCGTGTACGATTTCCGCACGCCCGCCGTAATTCATGGCAATGTTCAGGACCATACCGGTGCGCTTTTCCGAAACCTTCTCCGTTTCACGAATCAGTTTCTGCAGCTCCGGCGGAAAAGCCGACACATCCCCGATAAAACGTACTTTTATGTTCTCATTTAAAAAGTCACGCAGAGCATCTTCAAGATACTGCTTGAACAGCTTCATTAAAGCCCCGATTTCCTCTTTTGGACGCCGCCAGTTCTCCGTTGAAAAAGCATATACCGTAAGATACTCAATTCCAATCGAACTGCAGTAGCGCGTGATTGTCTTGAAGACAGCCGCTCCTACGGTATGGCCGGCGGAACGCGGGAGTCCGCGTTTTTTAGCCCACCGGCCATTTCCGTCCATAATGATCCCCAGATGCTTTGGAAGATACTGTTGTTCCATTTTCTTACCTATATTTCCATAATTTCCTTTTGCTTTTTTTCAAATGCGCCGTCTACCTGTTTGCAATATTTATCGGTTAAATCCTGCGTTTTCTTTTCCGCCTGCTTCAGCTCGTCTTCCGTGAGCTCCGAATTTTTCTTCATGCCTTTGAGCTTTTCCATCGCGTCACGGCGCATATTGCGGATCGCGATCTTGCGCTCCTCGGCCATCTTGCTGATTTCCTTCACCAGGTCGCGGCGTCTTTCCTCCGTAAGCGGAGGAAATGTAATCCGGATGACCTTGCCGTCGCTCTGAGGATTGATGCCGATGTCCGAGGTCTGAATGGCCTTTTCAATGGCGCGGCATACGGAAATATCCCAGGGTTGAATGGTCAGAATCCGCGCTTCGCTTACCGCCACCGCCGCAAGCTGGTTAATAGCGGTCGGCGTGCCGTAATAATCGACTTTTACTTTATCCAGCACCGCCGGGTTCGCCCTGCCCGCTCTGATGGATGCAAAATCATCAGACAGAGCACTGACACATTTCTTCATATGGTCCTCTGCGCGTTCCAATACTTCTTTCATCATTAGTCCTCCTTCACAAGTGTTCCGATCGATTCCCCGCAAACGGCTTTGATAAT
Proteins encoded in this region:
- a CDS encoding PolC-type DNA polymerase III gives rise to the protein MPSPVCNGSISSLQIDTNNRIITADVAFPSLVERRVLYDVEKQISACKELNLAKACIFPSFPSETFSVDYYPSLVMELKRREASINGTLTDSSARVENGKLIISLTHGGRDLLVSRHIDRLISRLIHEEFGISLTVEFDGLLTVDSENPVYIEKKKKRQETLKREAVVEQVEAYETNLNHVKAPRTIQVRSGETLLPCMIPETARELYGHATKAKPVPINKVTPDIGSVTIWGEIFQIEEKITRDQQRKIITINITDYTSSMTLKIIEMVSQCKALDTLSKGMSVIARGDVEYDKYDHEIVLRAKSISTVQQLKVTDKADVKRVELHLHTNMSSMDGVNSAGDLIKRAAQWGQSAIAITDHGVAQAFPDAMNAVNDLKKKDIHIKVIYGVEAYFVNDLVQAVKGESSKTLDDEFISFDIETTGLSPNKDKITEIGAVRIKNGEIIESFDTFVNPQIPIPAKITELTGITDSMVKDAPLEKEAIQAFYDFCGKDAVLIAHNAEFDTSFIRIAAQRSGMDFSYPYIDTVPMCRSMLKDIKNCKLDTVAKYLKLDPFNHHRASDDATVLGKIFMALLTRLKEDTGAQSVMDINSSLAGGDPKKMKSYHQIILVKNKTGLKNLYKLISKSHLDYFYRNPRIPKSELIKHREGLIVGSACEAGELYRAVFNAQPWETLCEIAGFYDYLEIQPIGNNLFMVREGLVPDKEKLREFNRTIVKLGEHLHKPVVATCDVHFMDPKDGDYRRILMAGQGYKDTDEQAPLYMRTTAEMLAEFAYLGKEKAYEVVVKNTNLIAEMTEEIRPIPEGTYPPFIEGAEEQLTSITWTRAKEVYGDPLPDIVKKRLDRELGSITKHGFSILYMTAQKLVADSEAHGYLVGSRGSVGSSFVANMSGISEVNPLEPHYVCPNCKHSEFITDGSYGSGFDLPPKNCPVCGTEYNRDGHTIPFETFLGFDGDKTPDIDLNFSGEYQTSAHRYTETLFGKDNVFKAGTIATVADKTAIGFVKKYAEEKGMVMHRAEEQRLAIGCTGIKRTTGQHPGGMVVVPKGMEIYDFCPVQHPANDQKSDNITTHFDFHSIHDTICKLDELGHDVPSIYRYLEDYTGIPVMKVSMSDPEVMSLFTSTEALHVKPEDIDSQTGTFSLPEVGTSFVRQMLIDSQPKTFSDLLQVSGLSHGTDVWLGNAQDLIKNKTCTIAEVIGTRDSIMTYLLHKGLEPKMAFKIMEITRKGKASKLLTEEHIQAMKEHNVPQWYIDSCMKIKYMFPKAHAAAYMISTLRLGWYKVHRPVEYYAAYFTVRGEDFDGATVMKGREAVRRRMNEISMKGKEASAKEEAAYATFQIINEMLARGIEVLPVDLYQSDAKKYLVENGKIRLPFSSLSGVGEAAANSLAAAKEKGPYISVDDLQTRSKVSKSVIETLAEAGALAGLPQSSQMTLFG
- the ispG gene encoding flavodoxin-dependent (E)-4-hydroxy-3-methylbut-2-enyl-diphosphate synthase, translating into MRKSRTVHAGKVTIGGGSKISVQSMLNIPSTDIDGSVRQAVELEQAGCDIIRAAIPSRDAIPLIPAIKNAVQVPLVADIHFDYHLALEAVEAGVDKIRINPGNIGSDDHVKAVADACRRKNIPIRIGVNSGSLEKEILEKYGGPTPQALVESALYHASLLEKYDFHDIVLSIKSSDVNKMIQAYELAAQSCDYPLHLGVTEAGTERMGLIKSAIGIGSLLQRGIGDTIRVSLTADPVKEVAAGFDILRALDLNTEGIQFVSCPTCGRTRIDLIRLANEAEQRLAGCKKNLKVAVMGCAVNGPGEAREADIGIAGGDGVGLLFKKGRIIRKVPEDQLLDCLMQEIDQM
- a CDS encoding M50 family metallopeptidase; the encoded protein is MITKAILVIIAILLFSFIIFIHEFGHFFTAKLSGVRVNEFAIGMGPKLFHFTRGETEYSLRAFPVGGFCAMEGEDEDSPDDRAFNNRPIWKRMLVVVMGAVMNIILGLVIMMILLGQQPAFSSTTISKFTDQSALQAAGFQVGDVFKSINGYKINGDRDLSFALAMADPMKTDIQVSRGGKLLNFDDIRFNTKESDGKQILALDFYVQPIEKNPGTLIVKSAQDTVSTVRMVWYSLVGLVTGKFGFNDVAGPVGAANAIGQAASIGLQQNFIAALNNILMMMMVITVNLGVVNLLPLPALDGGRLLFLIVEAIFRKPINPKYEGWVNTAGFCLLMGLMVIITFNDIIRLITGKGLG
- a CDS encoding 1-deoxy-D-xylulose-5-phosphate reductoisomerase; its protein translation is MRRCLSILGSTGSIGTQALDVVRGLNVKVCALAANANTALLEEQIREFKPELAAVFDESAAKKLKIAVADTPVRVVTGMDGLCEAAAMENADLVLNSVVGMVGLVPTLTAIKAGKDVALANKETLVAGGSLVMEAAKKNSVKILPVDSEHSAVFQCLQGCPEKKALKCIILTASGGPFFGKNRDQLIHVTPQQALRHPNWNMGAKVTIDSATMMNKGLEIIEASWLFDMPASKISVVVHRESVVHSMIEYEDNSVIAQLGLPDMRIPIQYAITWPQRLPSPVGQLSLTDYGKLTFFEPDFQTFSCLDACKKAIERGGLAPAAANGANEVAVKLFLDGRISFLRIGELVRRAMENQPDVQTVSSVDDILNADRNARDYVFGAVG
- a CDS encoding phosphatidate cytidylyltransferase, with amino-acid sequence MRERVASGVSLVLFLAAIVVFNSTVPAALNIAIALISVLAVFEIISALGLSKNFVLLIPSLIFSAVIPLIQVDMLQQAAYFLYTVVIFGALILYHKVITFREVGVIYSMSLMIPTALETLISLRNLGGRHGMFYVIIAIFSAWIADTGAFFAGSLWGKHKLCPDISPKKTVEGVIGGFVLNIVAMIVFGYIFHAVYYAYSVEISYLTLVVIGFFGTIMSILGDLSFSLIKRSCHIKDFGEIIPGHGGILDRFDSVIFEAPFVYLLVQFMPLVFQ
- a CDS encoding isoprenyl transferase, with the protein product MEQQYLPKHLGIIMDGNGRWAKKRGLPRSAGHTVGAAVFKTITRYCSSIGIEYLTVYAFSTENWRRPKEEIGALMKLFKQYLEDALRDFLNENIKVRFIGDVSAFPPELQKLIRETEKVSEKRTGMVLNIAMNYGGRAEIVHAARMLAEDVQKGRLSPEQISEAAVAERLYTGGQPDPDLIIRPSGESRISNFLLWQSAYAEYVVMDILWPDFKPRDLDRALNEYASRNRRFGGV
- the frr gene encoding ribosome recycling factor, which codes for MKEVLERAEDHMKKCVSALSDDFASIRAGRANPAVLDKVKVDYYGTPTAINQLAAVAVSEARILTIQPWDISVCRAIEKAIQTSDIGINPQSDGKVIRITFPPLTEERRRDLVKEISKMAEERKIAIRNMRRDAMEKLKGMKKNSELTEDELKQAEKKTQDLTDKYCKQVDGAFEKKQKEIMEI